A segment of the Rhizobium sp. ZPR4 genome:
TGAAAAGCAGCAGGCCGATGATGTCGGAGATGAAGCCGGGCAGCATCAGGAAGACGGCGGCAACGACGATCATGGCGCCATGCACCATCTCGCGGCCGGGATCGCCGCCATTGCGGCTTTCGGCCGAGATGCGCTGAAGAATACCGATGCCCTGGATCCTCAGAAGAGCGGCACCGAGCAGCACGCTGAGAATGACGAGCCCCAGCGTCGCCCAGACGCCGATCATCTTTCCAACCACGATGAATCCGGCAATCTCAGCCAGAGGCATCAGAAAAACGAAGATAGGAAGAAGTGATAGGCGCATGTTACGGTGGTCCTGAGAGCGGGTTTCTTCGCGTAAGCGTTGGTTTCTCGCGTATAATAAAGAAACTGGTCCGCTATTTGAATGATAGATCGATGCGGACTATATGGGGATTGATCTTTTAATTTTAACGGTGGTTCCGATACGAGATGGGTGCAAACGACTTTGTGACGATCTTTTTCCTGGTGGCGGCGGTGCTGATTTTCTTTCAGTTGCGCAGCGTCCTTGGCCGCCGCACGGGGAATGAGAAGCCGCCGCGCGATCTCTACGGTTCTGCTGATCCGGCCAATGGCACGACTGCACCGGACGCCGGCAAGGTGGTCACCCTGCCGCGTCGTGACGGGACCGAAGAGGAAGACCGTTTTGCTGCCATCGATGCCTTCACCCCGGCCGGCACACCACTCAATGATTCGCTGCGCGAGGTGAGCAAAGTTGATCCTTCCTTCAACCCGAAGGAATTCGTCAATGGCGCGCGCATGGCCTATGAGATGATCGTCATGGCCTTTGCCGATGGTGATCGCAAGTCTCTGAAGGGGCTGCTGTCGCGCGAGGTCTACGAAGGCTTCGATGCCGCCATCGCCGATCGCGAAGCCAAGGGCGAAAAGGTCAAATCGACCTTCGTCGGCATCGACAAGGCCGATATCGTCACTGCCGAGGTGAAGGGAACGGATGCCCTGATCACCATGCGCATCGTCAGCCAGATGATTTCCGCCACCTACGACAAGGCGGATAAGCTGATCGATGGCGATGCCGAAGCCGTGGCTGAGGTCAGTGATCTCTGGACTTTCGCCCGCGACACGCGCTCGCGCGATCCGAACTGGAAACTCGTGGCGACCGAATCGGAACAATGACGAGCCCATCGCAGGAATTCAGGCTGGAGCCGGCAACCTTCGCCGATTTGAAGGGCTGGGAGGAGGACGATCCTTCCAGCCTTTTTCGCGCGATGAAGGACTGTCGGAGCCATATCCGCGATGTGAAGCCCTATCGCACCGGCGCTGCTGGGCTGACAGCCGATGATCTCCTGGCGCTTCTCGATGCGGCAGAAGGGAAAGAACCTGGCGATGCAGCCGAAGCCAGAGCCTTCTTCGAGGAGCACTGCCAGCCCTTCTTCATTCGCCGCGATGGCGGCGCGACCGGTTTCGTGACCGCCTTCTTTGAGCCGGAAATCGAAGTGTCGGCCGAGCCAAGCGAAACCTACCGCTATCCTTTTTATCGTCGGCCGGATGATCTGATCGATCTCGACGACAGCAATCGGCCGGAGGATATCGATCCTTCCTACATGTTCGGCAGGCGTCAGGCTGGTTCGATTTCCACCTATCCTGATCGTGGCGAAATCGATCGCGGCTATCTCGATGGCAAAGAGCTGGAGATCGCCTGGGCGAAATCCAAGGTCGA
Coding sequences within it:
- a CDS encoding FxsA family protein, with protein sequence MRLSLLPIFVFLMPLAEIAGFIVVGKMIGVWATLGLVILSVLLGAALLRIQGIGILQRISAESRNGGDPGREMVHGAMIVVAAVFLMLPGFISDIIGLLLFIPAVRDLAWQVLRKRIVVVGNSRAFRRGQGPGAGPQGRPNKPGNVVDLDEGDFHREPNRNSPWSDQKRLED
- a CDS encoding Tim44/TimA family putative adaptor protein, encoding MGANDFVTIFFLVAAVLIFFQLRSVLGRRTGNEKPPRDLYGSADPANGTTAPDAGKVVTLPRRDGTEEEDRFAAIDAFTPAGTPLNDSLREVSKVDPSFNPKEFVNGARMAYEMIVMAFADGDRKSLKGLLSREVYEGFDAAIADREAKGEKVKSTFVGIDKADIVTAEVKGTDALITMRIVSQMISATYDKADKLIDGDAEAVAEVSDLWTFARDTRSRDPNWKLVATESEQ